One window of the Hippocampus zosterae strain Florida chromosome 8, ASM2543408v3, whole genome shotgun sequence genome contains the following:
- the osbpl9 gene encoding oxysterol-binding protein-related protein 9 isoform X3 codes for MVESIKHCIVLLQIAKDQSNEQQHANGLISTINPVDGIYQPPLDTPVANITMPTQTTLPTDTSQVCKSDQRPSTLPVGPVVTVMGSLQTPTPNSTGSGPSGPNSGVTSPSLIPLPSHSVPDFSYSSSEDEFYDADEFYQNTTSPKHCMNPSGPPAASPISNEETAMKRPDTTESLNSTMSNGTTEPDPFDSHDDRDDDGEGESVEEHKSVIMHLLSQVRLGMDLTKVVLPTFILERRSLLEMYADFFAHPDLFVSIAEQPDPRERMVQVVKWYLSAFHAGRKGSVAKKPYNPILGEVFFCHWDLPCKTEEPSTNVSSSPAPVQDTISDVPVPGSSPNNVSFVAEQVSHHPPISAFYAECLSKKIQFNAHIWTKSKFLGMSIGVYNIGQGCVSCLEHDEHYILNFPNGYGRSILTVPWVELGGECNISCSKSGYNANIVFHTKPFYGGKKHRITAEIFAPNDKKSFCSIEGEWNGVMFAKWATGENTSFIDTKRMGIIKKKVRKLEDQLTYESRRLWRDVTLNLKLKDIDAATEAKHRLEEKQRVEARERKENEQQWETRLFHEDGECWVYDEPLLKRLASPRP; via the exons AGCACCATCAACCCTGTGGATGGGATCTACCAGCCGCCTTTGGACACTCCTGTAGCCAACATCACGATGCCAACACAGACCACTCTCCCCACAG ATACTTCTCAGGTGTGTAAATCGGACCAGCGACCTTCGACCTTACCTGTTGGACCTGTCGTCACCGTGATGGGCAGTTTGCAGACTCCAACTCCCAATAGCACAG GGAGCGGCCCATCAGGCCCCAACAGCGGCGTCACCTCCCCATCTCTCATCCCCCTCCCCTCGCACTCGGTGCCAGACTTCTCGTATTCCTCCAGCGAGGATGAGTTCTACGACGCAGACGAGTTCTACCAGAACACCACTTCCCCCAAACACTGCATGAA TCCCTCGGGACCCCCAGCTGCCTCACCCATCAGCAATGAAGAAACAGCAATGAAGAGACCAGACacaacagaatcactcaactcGACCATGTCAAATGGCACCACAGAACCAg ATCCGTTTGACAGCCACGACGACCGTGACGATGACGGTGAAGGCGAGTCCGTGGAGGAGCACAAAAGCGTCATCATGCACCTGCTCTCGCAAGTCCGTCTGGGCATGGATCTCACCAAG GTGGTCCTGCCAACCTTCATCCTAGAAAGGAGATCTTTGTTAGAAATGTATGCCGACTTCTTTGCACATCCTGACTTATTTGTAAG TATCGCAGAGCAGCCAGATCCTCGTGAGCGCATGGTTCAAGTGGTCAAATGGTACCTGTCAGCCTTCCACGCGGGCAGGAAAGGCTCGGTAGCCAAGAAGCCTTACAACCCCATTCTGGGAGAGGTCTTCTTCTGTCACTGGGATCTGCCTTGCAAGACTGAGGAGCCCTCCACCAACGTG TCATCTTCCCCTGCTCCAGTGCAGGACACAATATCAGATGTTCCGGTTCCAGGGTCTTCACCCAACAATGTGTCTTTTGTGGCTGAGCAGGTCTCTCATCATCCACCCA TTTCTGCATTCTACGCAGAATGTTTAAgtaagaaaatccaattcaacgCTCACATCTGGACCAAGTCGAAGTTCCTTGGCATGTCGATAGGCGTTTATAATATTGGACAAG GCTGCGTATCATGTTTAGAGCACGATGAACATTATATCCTCAACTTCCCCAATGGATATGGCAG GTCCATTTTGACCGTCCCCTGGGTGGAGTTGGGCGGGGAGTGCAACATCTCGTGCTCCAAATCAGGCTACAACGCCAACATCGTGTTCCACACCAAACCCTTCTACGGAGGCAAGAAGCACAGAATCACAGCAGAGATTTT TGCACCAAATGATAAGAAGTCCTTCTGCTCCATTGAAGGCGAATGGAACGGAGTGATGTTTGCCAAGTGGGCCACAGGA GAGAACACATCATTCATTGACACCAAGAGGATGGGCATCATTAAGAAGAAAGTCAGGAAACTGGAAGATCAGCTAACGTATGAGTCTCGAAG ACTTTGGAGAGACGTGACCCTCAACCTGAAGCTCAAAGACATCGACGCTGCAACAGAAGCCAAACATCGGCTGGAGGAGAAACAGAGAGTGGAAGCCAGGGAGAGGAAGGAGAACGAGCAGCAGTGGGAGACCAGG CTATTCCACGAGGACGGAGAGTGCTGGGTGTATGACGAGCCACTTTTAAAGAGACTAGCCTCTCCTCGACCCTGA